TCAGCCTGTTTAGTGGTAAGCAGACTTTCTACACTTTGTACCGATGCCACAGCCGCTTCTGCCGCGGAAGTGGTTAATGGTACAAAACAGGGTGAAAGTGCCAGCAATAATGCAGGTAAACCTTGGCGCATAGTTCTAATACTACTTTATTGATTAATTGGGCAATTCACCCATTCTATACGAAAACGCCATTTTGTCAGAACTTATCATTGCATGATATATGACAAAATGGCGCTTAATAATCAGCTTTGTGAATTAAGGCAGGAAATCTTATCACTCTGCCTTAATTCTGTTAGCCTTCTTTTTTGCTTGGAAGCAACTTGACCCAAACCGTATCGTTTCCATTGATGGTGATAACGCGGTTATAAGTCTCATAACCTTCTTTTGCAACAGTAACCTGATGGCGGCCGGCCGGAAGTACGATCTCTACCGGAGTGCTGCCGTATTTAACACCATTAATGGTTACTGAGTCGTTGTACTGATCAGAACGAACCGTCACATTAGCCCACTGCTTATCCGTGTTTGACTTGGTAGTCGATTTGCCTTTCAGACAGTAGCGTGCTTCAACGTTAAGCAGTTTACATGCTGCCACGGCTTCCGGTTTAGCCTGAAGCTGAGCCTGCATCTGGGTGAAATATGAGTTACTGCCGGAGAAACCACTTTTAATTAACTGGCTTTCCTGAACATGGATATTCAACTGAACACCATCCAGATTACGCTTAGCGACATTAGCTTCAGTCAGGCTTGAAAGTAGTTTTGACTTAAAGGTTTTCACCGCTTTCTGCTTGGTCAGGTATTTACCCTGACTGGCACACTCACCGAGTGTCATTGTGGTAGAACAGGTGGTTGTGTAGCTGGTTTCCAGAACATTACTTTCACGAAGCTCTGCAGCAATACGTTTTACCCGTGCTTCAATATGAGACTCTTTCAGGTTCTCATACTCGTTGGTAAAGCGTGCTTTCTTTTGCTTGGTTTGTGAAAGACGAACTTCGCTTTCGGTGATCTGCTGGCTGTTAGCAAGCTGGCGGGCCTGATTATCTTTCACCGCTTCCCATGAAGAGCGATACTCATTCTGAAAACTGGATAAGTCGGTTTCAGGATCGTCAAGAAGGCGGGAGAACTGCTTGTCCAGAGCGGCTTTAGAGCGGTTTCGCTTCGCTTCTAACTCGGTCCCTTCTCTTTTCAGTGCTGCTCCTTCTTGCTGAAGTTGCTTCAGGTTCGCCGATTCTGAATCATATTCTTGATTCACTGCGTCAATATCGGCCTTCTTTTGATCAATTTTTTCATCAATCGCTACAACAGGATCAACTTGTTGAACCTCTTCTGTAGCAAATGACGCAGTTGACCAAAAGGGAGTTAGCGCAAGCAAAAGCGCTGGGATACGGCTTGTGATCATAGGTCCCTGCAATAACATTGTATTTATACTTAAAGAATTAGGTTAATAATTCGTGATTTCACTCAGCCAGTTACAACTGAGTCTCAAAATTTTTCAAACAGTGAGCATACCATCATTCATCAGAGATGTTTAAAAAAAGTATCTCATTTTGAGCTGTAGAGAATATATATTTGTCCAGATAACAATTAACTCTGAACTCGGAAATTGAGCAAGCATTGACCGTAATTTATGTGCACTTGATCATTGTTCCGTTAACTTTTAATACCTTAGAGGCTTTTTGACTCCAGCTCTCATGGAGAAGTAAAATGTCTTTTGTCCGGGGTTATTCTATTGGAAATCCCGGAAGTTACTGATTTTCTCTTTAAATACAGGGTTTCGTCTCTTTATGTCATCAGACAAGCAAGCCACCATGAGTTCACTGATACTGCCTAAGCCGGCGGAGTTAGTGACCCTGCCTTCTTATATGGATTGTCATGATCATGACTACACCCAGATTGTTATTGGTCTTAAGGGGCAGGCTGAGTTTGATGTAAACGGTGTAGGCAGTTTAATCGGGCCGGGACAGGGCTGTGTGGTTTCTGCATACACAGGGCACGCTTTTGGCGGGGTAATTGAATCGTCGGATATTTTAGTATTAAACCTGCCTGAGGTAACCGATAACAGCCCGCTGCTTCTTAGCCGGTTAAATGAACTGG
This is a stretch of genomic DNA from Vibrio sp. SCSIO 43137. It encodes these proteins:
- a CDS encoding PEGA domain-containing protein yields the protein MITSRIPALLLALTPFWSTASFATEEVQQVDPVVAIDEKIDQKKADIDAVNQEYDSESANLKQLQQEGAALKREGTELEAKRNRSKAALDKQFSRLLDDPETDLSSFQNEYRSSWEAVKDNQARQLANSQQITESEVRLSQTKQKKARFTNEYENLKESHIEARVKRIAAELRESNVLETSYTTTCSTTMTLGECASQGKYLTKQKAVKTFKSKLLSSLTEANVAKRNLDGVQLNIHVQESQLIKSGFSGSNSYFTQMQAQLQAKPEAVAACKLLNVEARYCLKGKSTTKSNTDKQWANVTVRSDQYNDSVTINGVKYGSTPVEIVLPAGRHQVTVAKEGYETYNRVITINGNDTVWVKLLPSKKEG